A genomic region of Vitis vinifera cultivar Pinot Noir 40024 chromosome 7, ASM3070453v1 contains the following coding sequences:
- the LOC100855354 gene encoding rhamnogalacturonate lyase B, with the protein MLRGSSGFYAYAIYERLQGWHGTSLWQTRLVFKLQEDLFDYMAISDTRQRVMPTAEDRARGKPLAYPEAVLLTNPSNPDLKGEVDDKYQYASDSKDNKVHGWISQKSGVGFWIITPSDEFRISGPLKQELTSHAGPVSLSVFTSSHYVGKPEEEIFKDGEAWKKVFGPIFIYLNSVSNKKEALSLWNDAKQQMLKEVDSWPYSFPLSQDFPKSHQRGSVQGRLLVLDKYINQAPTPASLAYVGLSLPGEAGSWQTETKGYQFWTQADKEGTFSIRAVRAGTYNLFAWVPGIMGDYKYDAIITIKPGNKIKLGNIVFEPPRHGPTLWEIGIPDRTAAEFFVPDVDPKFINKLYVKQDKFRQYGLWDRYADIYPNQDLVYTVGKSDYRKDWFFAHVNRHVTDDTFLGTTWQIVFDLPVVDMAATYKFRLVLAGASLAQLQVRLNDPNATRPLLSTELIGRENLIARHGIHGLLRSYTADIPGFLFVEGCNTIYLTQTRASNSFQGVMYDYIRLEGPPQ; encoded by the exons ATGTTGCGTGGCTCCTCAGGGTTCTATGCATATGCCATATATGAACGCTTACAAGGATGGCATGGCACATCTCTATGGCAAACCAGACTTGTTTTCAAGCTTCAAGAAGACCT GTTTGACTACATGGCCATCTCGGACACCAGACAAAGGGTGATGCCAACGGCTGAAGATCGTGCAAGGGGTAAGCCCCTTGCCTACCCGGAAGCTGTTCTGCTAACGAACCCATCCAATCCTGACCTCAAAGGAGAGGTGGACGACAAATACCAATACGCTTCTGATAGCAAAGACAATAAGGTACATGGGTGGATCAGCCAGAAATCTGGAGTAGGGTTCTGGATTATCACGCCCAGTGATGAATTCCGAATTTCTGGACCTCTCAAGCAAGAGCTCACCTCTCATGCTGGCCCTGTCTCCCTTTCT GTGTTTACGAGTTCTCATTACGTTGGGAAGCCTGAAGAAGAAATATTTAAAGACGGGGAAGCATGGAAAAAGGTTTTTGGTCCTATTTTCATTTATCTGAACTCGGTTTCAAACAAAAAAGAGGCCCTTTCACTCTGGAACGACGCCAAACAACAG ATGTTGAAAGAAGTTGACAGCTGGCCATATAGCTTCCCACTCTCACAGGACTTCCCCAAGTCTCATCAACGCGGATCTGTCCAGGGTCGTTTACTAGTCCTGGACAA ATACATCAACCAAGCACCTACACCGGCAAGCCTTGCTTACGTGGGATTGAGTCTACCTGGTGAAGCAGGATCATGGCAAACAGAGACCAAG GGTTATCAGTTTTGGACACAAGCTGACAAGGAGGGGACTTTCTCCATTAGAGCTGTCCGAGCCGGAACCTACAATTTGTTCGCCTGGGTTCCTGGTATCATGGGGGATTACAAATATGATGCCATTATTACCATCAAACCAG gaaataaaatcaaactgGGGAATATTGTATTTGAGCCTCCAAGACATGGACCTACACTCTGGGAAATCGGCATCCCAGACCGGACGGCTGCTGAATTCTTCGTGCCCGACGTCGACCCAAAATTTATTAACAAACTATATGTCAAACAAGACAA GTTCCGGCAATACGGATTATGGGACCGGTATGCAGATATATATCCAAACCAGGATCTCGTGTACACTGTGGGTAAAAGCGATTACCGAAAAGATTGGTTCTTTGCTCATGTGAACAG GCACGTGACCGATGACACATTCCTAGGAACCACATGGCAGATTGTATTTGATCTTCCAGTTGTGGACATGGCCGCCACTTACAAATTTCGATTGGTGTTGGCAGGAGCAAGTCTGGCTCAATTGCAG GTTCGGCTCAACGACCCGAATGCGACACGGCCACTTCTATCAACAGAACTAATAGGGAGGGAGAACCTGATAGCTAGACATGGGATTCATGGGCTACTACGGTCGTATACGGCAGATATACCCGGGTTCCTCTTTGTTGAAGGTTGCAATACAATCTATTTGACTCAGACGCGAGCCTCAAACTCTTTCCAGGGAGTCATGTATGACTACATCCGTTTGGAGGGTCCTCCCCAGTAG
- the LOC132254028 gene encoding uncharacterized protein LOC132254028 gives MEVAWTRHWTSIFGLLIIIQFFFCNHSFAEDPERSIIGENNNDESTHGVQLQIDGDKVVMDNGIIQLTLAKPEGSVVGIKYKGVENLLSHRYKESSRGYWDCVWQENGQWV, from the exons ATGGAGGTGGCATGGACGAGGCACTGGACTTCTATTTTTGGGCTGTTAATAATTATTCAATTCTTCTTCTGTAATCACTCTTTCGCGGAGGACCcagaaag GAGTATTATAGGCGAAAACAACAATGATGAATCGACACATGGGGTACAGCTACAAATAGATGGTGACAAA GTGGTGATGGATAATGGCATCATACAACTCACCTTGGCGAAACCAGAGGGCTCTGTGGTGGGAATAAAATACAAAGGAGTTGAAAATTTACTTAGTCACCGTTACAAAGAAAGTAGTAGAGG GTATTGGGATTGCGTTTGGCAAGAAAATGGACAATGGGTGTAA
- the LOC109122127 gene encoding L-type lectin-domain containing receptor kinase IX.1-like — protein sequence MLSSMALSHTRSCIVQLQAHQIHSPLFQIVIFFLLLLPHANSISFSFSGFQPNMPDIFFENDAFATGGLLQVTKNQVDDSLTSSTGRASYAEPVRLWDASTGRLTNFTTHFSFAIKAVNDSVYGDGLSLFLAPFDSRIPPDSSGGYLALFSAKSAFNTSQNKIIAVEFDSRQDEWDPSSDHVGININSIISVQKVQWKSSIKNGSRANAWVSYNSATKNLSVFLTYADNPVFSGNSTLSYVVDLTKVLPEWIRVGFSAATGESIELHTVYSWEFESTLEASGGKGKKSFGLVVALVVTIGVLTCGSGGYWFIWWRKRVGPRKEDMALELAIDDEFEKGTGPKRFTYRELSHATKNFSEEGKLGEGGFGGVYKGLLSDSKTEVAVKRVSRGSKQGKKEYVSEVKIISRLRHRNLVQLIGWCHEHGELLLVYEFMPNGSLDTHLFGGNSTLTWTVRYKIALGLASSLLYLHEEWEQCVVHRDIKSSNIMLDSNFNAKLGDFGLARFVDHELGSQTTVLAGTMGYLAPECVTTGKASKESDVYSFGVVALEITCGRRPVEPRAEPSKTRLVEWVWNLYGKGQLFEAADKGLSMEFDQRQMGCLMTVGLWCCHPDSTHRPTIRQVINVLSFEAPLPNLPMTMPVPMYFAPPMHMCKFSYTSSATPTDSQSHQSGCSCNICTSDSSMSLGSSKALLKLPKPDV from the coding sequence atgcTATCATCCATGGCTCTCTCCCACACAAGATCATGCATAGTTCAACTTCAAGCTCATCAAATTCATTCTCCCTTGTTTCAGATAGTCATCTTCTTCCTCTTGCTGCTCCCCCATGCAAATTCTATTTCCTTCAGTTTCTCCGGTTTCCAGCCGAACATGCCAGACATATTCTTTGAAAATGATGCTTTTGCAACAGGCGGGCTTCTCCAAGTCACAAAGAATCAAGTTGATGATTCCCTCACTAGTAGCACAGGTCGAGCCTCATATGCAGAACCAGTGCGCCTTTGGGATGCCAGCACAGGAAGGCTGACAAACTTCACCACTCACTTCTCCTTCGCCATTAAGGCGGTTAATGACTCTGTGTATGGTGATGGCCTCTCGTTATTtctggcaccatttgattctaGAATTCCTCCCGATTCAAGCGGTGGTTACCTTGCGCTGTTCAGCGCCAAATCTGCCTTCAACAcctcacaaaataaaattattgcagTTGAGTTTGACAGCCGCCAAGATGAATGGGATCCAAGTTCAGATCATGTAGGCATCAATATCAACTCCATAATCTCTGTGCAAAAGGTCCAATGGAAGAGTAGCATTAAGAATGGTTCAAGAGCAAATGCCTGGGTGAGTTACAATTCAGCCACCAAAAATTTAAGCGTCTTTCTAACTTATGCTGATAATCCGGTTTTCAGCGGGAATTCCACCCTTTCGTATGTTGTTGATTTGACGAAAGTTTTGCCGGAGTGGATAAGAGTTGGTTTTTCAGCTGCCACAGGCGAGTCGATTGAATTGCACACTGTTTACTCTTGGGAATTCGAGTCGACCTTAGAGGCCAGTGGTGGGAAAGGGAAGAAGAGTTTCGGATTGGTGGTCGCGCTAGTTGTGACCATTGGTGTCTTGACTTGTGGATCTGGTGGGTATTGGTTCATCTGGTGGAGAAAAAGGGTTGGTCCCAGAAAAGAAGATATGGCCCTTGAACTGGCTATTGATGATGAATTTGAAAAAGGAACTGGGCCAAAGAGGTTCACCTACCGTGAACTGAGTCACGCAACCAAGAACTTCTCCGAGGAAGGGAAGCTAGGAGAGGGAGGATTTGGAGGCGTTTACAAGGGTCTATTATCCGATTCCAAGACAGAAGTGGCGGTGAAGAGAGTTTCAAGGGGATCAAAGCAAGGGAAAAAGGAGTATGTATCAGAAGTGAAGATCATCAGTCGATTGAGGCACCGAAATTTGGTTCAACTCATTGGTTGGTGCCATGAACACGGAGAATTACTCCTCGTCTACGAGTTCATGCCTAATGGAAGCCTGGATACCCACCTATTTGGAGGGAACTCCACGCTAACATGGACAGTGAGGTACAAAATAGCCCTTGGCTTAGCATCCTCACTGCTCTATCTTCATGAAGAGTGGGAACAGTGTGTGGTCCACAGAGACATCAAGTCCAGCAATATCATGTTGGATTCAAATTTCAATGCCAAGCTCGGAGATTTCGGTCTGGCCAGGTTTGTGGACCATGAGCTGGGCTCACAAACAACCGTCTTGGCTGGCACCATGGGCTACCTCGCCCCGGAATGTGTGACCACCGGCAAGGCCAGCAAGGAATCCGATGTCTACAGCTTTGGCGTTGTGGCCCTTGAGATCACATGCGGAAGAAGGCCAGTTGAGCCAAGGGCAGAACCAAGCAAGACAAGACTAGTAGAGTGGGTGTGGAACCTGTATGGAAAAGGCCAACTCTTTGAAGCAGCGGACAAGGGGTTGTCTATGGAATTCGACCAAAGGCAAATGGGGTGCTTGATGACAGTTGGGCTGTGGTGTTGTCACCCTGATAGCACTCACCGCCCAACAATAAGACAAGTGATAAATGTTCTCAGCTTTGAAGCTCCACTGCCCAACCTTCCAATGACCATGCCAGTGCCAATGTATTTTGCACCTCCGATGCATATGTGTAAGTTCTCCTATACGTCTTCTGCCACCCCCACTGATTCACAGAGTCATCAAAGTGGGTGTTCCTGCAACATTTGCACCTCAGATTCTTCTATGTCATTAGGCTCTTCTAAAGCCCTTTTGAAATTGCCCAAACCTGATGTGTGA